The window ACGCGGCGGCCTCGTCGCGCCGGTGCCCGGGCGCATGTCCTCCAGCTTCGGCATGCGGCGCCACCCGATCCTCGGCTATCGGCGCATGCATTCGGGCGTCGACTTCAAGGCCGGGCACGGCACGCCGATCGTCGCCGTGACCGACGGGCAGGTGACCGGTGCGGGCCGCATGGGCGGCTGCGGCAATGCGGTGCGCCTGCGCCATGCAGGCGGGATCGACACGCGTTACTGCCACATGAGCCGCATTGCGGTGAACCGCGGGCAATCGGTGCGGCGCGGGCAGGTCATCGGCTATGTCGGCTCGACTGGCCTGTCGACCGGTGCCCACCTCCATTACGAAATGTACCGCAGCGGCCGCGCGGTGAACCCGGCCTCGGTCAAGTTCGTCACCCGCGCCCAGCTGTCGGGTGCAGAGCTGCAGCGCTTCCGCGAAACGCTGCGCCGGATCAAGACGGTGGAGGCAGGCGCCGCGCTCGAAGACCTCGCGCCCACGGCCGAGGAAATCGCCAGCGAAACGCCCCTGCGCGAAATCGACAAGCTCGACGCGCCCAAGACGGTCGGCTGAGATTGCGCCGCCGCCGCGATTGCGGCAGACGGTGCGCATCATGACCAACGCTTCCTATCCCGCCACGCGGATGCGCCGCACTCGCGCCCACGACTGGAGCCGCAGGATGCACCGCGAAACGGTGCTGACCCCGGCCGATCTCATCTGGCCGCTCTTCGTCACCGAAGGCACGGGGGTGGAAGAGCCTGTCGCGAGCCTGCCGGGCGTTTCGCGCTGGTCGATCGACGGGATTGCGAAACGCGCGCGGGAAGCGGTCGAACTCGGCATTCCCTGTATCGCGCTGTTCCCGAACACGCCGCAGGGCAAGCGTAGCGACGACGGGGCCGAAGCGCTCAACCCGGACAATCTCATGTGCCGGGCGATCAAGGCAGTGCGCGATGCCTGCGGCGGCGATATCGGCATCCTCACCGATGTCGCGCTCGACCCCTATACAAGCCACGGGCAGGACGGGCTGATCGATGCGAATGGCTATGTCCTCAACGACGACACTGTCGCGGTGCTGGTCGACCAGGCGGTCACGCAGGCCGAAGCCGGGGCCGATATTGTTGCGCCCTCCGACATGATGGACGGCCGCGTGAAGGCGATCCGCATGGCGCTAGAAATGAACGGCCATCCCAACGTCCAGATCATGAGTTACGCGGCGAAATACGCCTCGGCCTTCTACGGCCCGTTCCGTGACGCCGTGGGGTCCGGCGGCCTGCTCAAGGGCGACAAGAAAAGCTACCAGATGGATCCTGCCAACGGCGACGAGGCCCTGCGCGAAATCGCGCTCGACATCGCCGAAGGTGCGGACAGCATCATGGTCAAGCCGGGGCTTGCCTATCTCGACGTGATCTGGCGCGCGAAGCAGCAGTTCGGCGTGCCCGTCTTCGCCTACCAGGTCAGCGGCGAATACGCGCTGATCGAAGCGGGCGCGGCAGCCGGTGTCGGCGACCGCGAGGCGCTGCTCATGGAAAAGCTCGTCGCCTTCAAGCGCGCCGGCTGTTCGGGCGTGCTGACTTATCACGCGCCGCTGGCAGCCCGACTGCTGAATGGCTGAGTTCCGGCACGAAACCGACCGGCTGGTCCTGCGCGACTGGCGCGAGGAGGACTGGGGGCCGTTCTGGGCGGCGACCAACACGCCTGCAGTCATGCGCTGGCTGGGCGGCGTTGCCGACGATGCCAAGCGTCAGGGTGCACAGGACCGCCTGCTGTCCTACACCCGCGACCACGGCCACACCTTCTGGGTGGTCGAGCGCAAGGACGACGGCGAAATCCTCGGCTTTTGCGGGCTCAAGCGCTGCAACCAGCAGGGCGGGCCGATCGGCATGATGGAAGTGGG of the Qipengyuania gaetbuli genome contains:
- the hemB gene encoding porphobilinogen synthase, whose amino-acid sequence is MTNASYPATRMRRTRAHDWSRRMHRETVLTPADLIWPLFVTEGTGVEEPVASLPGVSRWSIDGIAKRAREAVELGIPCIALFPNTPQGKRSDDGAEALNPDNLMCRAIKAVRDACGGDIGILTDVALDPYTSHGQDGLIDANGYVLNDDTVAVLVDQAVTQAEAGADIVAPSDMMDGRVKAIRMALEMNGHPNVQIMSYAAKYASAFYGPFRDAVGSGGLLKGDKKSYQMDPANGDEALREIALDIAEGADSIMVKPGLAYLDVIWRAKQQFGVPVFAYQVSGEYALIEAGAAAGVGDREALLMEKLVAFKRAGCSGVLTYHAPLAARLLNG
- a CDS encoding GNAT family N-acetyltransferase — encoded protein: MAEFRHETDRLVLRDWREEDWGPFWAATNTPAVMRWLGGVADDAKRQGAQDRLLSYTRDHGHTFWVVERKDDGEILGFCGLKRCNQQGGPIGMMEVGWRLREDAWGKGYAKEAAKASLDLAFERFGANEVVALTVMGNEGSWGLMKRLGMRRREDLDFANADFDKDNPVIIVYSIARGDWHG